From the Salana multivorans genome, the window GCCGGCGGGGTTGCAGACGCCGGGTCGGTCGGGTCGGAGGACTGGGCTGGGGGCTGAGGGGCTGGGGGTGGGTCGTGGTCTCCATGCCCCGGGTCTACGCACCCGACCCCGGCACGGCGTTGGTCCACCCTGTGGGACGCCTGTGCGGGTCGCGCTCAGCGCGCGAGCGTCGGCACCCCGCGGTTGGCGAGCTGGTCGGCGCGCTCGTTGCCCGGGTCGCCCGCGTGCCCCTTGACCCAGATCCACTCGATCGTGTGGCGGGCGACCTCCTCGTCGAGCGCGCGCCACAGGTCGGCGTTCTTCACGGGCTGCTTGGCCGAGGTCCGCCAGCCGTTCCGCTTCCAGCCGGCGATCCAGCTCTTCATGCCCTGCATGACGTACGTCGAGTCGACGTGGAGCCGGACGTCGCAGGGGCGGCGCAGGGCGCGCAGCGCCTCGATGACGGCGGTCAGCTCCATGCGGTTGTTCGTCGTCGTCGCCTCACCGCCCCACAGCTCCTTCTCGCGCGCGCCGGCGACGAGGAGCGCGCCCCACCCGCCGGGTCCCGGGTTGCCCTTGCACGCCCCGTCCGTCCAGATCTCGACCCGCTCGCGCTCGTTCACCGCCACACGGGACACCCTATGCGGGGTGGCCGACGCCCTAGGCTTGGCGCATGAGCGACCGTGGACTTGACCTCGCCGTGACCAAGATGAGGGACGCCGGTATCGGGGACCTCGCCATCGCGACCTTCACCCGGCTCTACCGGGAGCTGGAGTCGGGGGCGACGGGACTGATCCGCGAGGCGGACGTCGAGCCGCTGCGGGACATCGACCGTCAGGCCGACCTGGACGTCAGCGAGGCGGACGCCCGCGAGGCGATCGCGCGGACCGTCGTCATCAAGCTCAACGGCGGGCTCGGGACGTCGATGGGGCTGGAGGGACCGAAGTCTCTCCTGCCGGTGCGCGACGGGCTCACGTTCCTCGACCTCATCGCCCGTCAGGTCCTCGCGGTGCGGGAGCAGTACGGCGTCGACCTGCCCGTCGTCTTCATGGACTCCTTCCGCACGCAGGCGGAGACGCTGGCCACCCTCGAGGCGTACCCGGACCTCGGCGTCGACGGCCTGCCGCTCGACTTCCTCCAGAACCGCGAGCCCAAGCTCGACGCCGAGACGCTCGAGCCCGTCACCTGGGAGCGCAACCCCGACCTGGAGTGGTGCCCGCCGGGGCACGGCGACCTCTACACGGCGCTGCAGACCTCCGGGCTGCTCGACCGGCTCCTCGAGCGCGGCTATCGCTACGTCACGGTGTCGAACGCCGACAACCTCGGCGCCGTCCCGGACGCGGGCATCGCGGCGTGGTTCGCGGCGTCCGGCGCCCCGTACGCGGCCGAGCTGGTCGCGAAGTCCGACGCCGACGTCAAGGGCGGACAGCTCGTCGTCCGCAGGTCCGACGGCCAGATCATCCAACGCGAGACGGCGCAGACCTACCCGGAGGAGCTGGACGTCGCCAACGACCGGCACGTCCACCCGTTCTTCCACGCGAACAACCTGTGGATCGACCTCGCGCAGCTGCGCGACCTGCTCGCGGCGAACGACGGCGTCATGCCGCTCCCGCTCATCCGCAACCTCAAGACGGTCGACCCGGGCGACAAGACCTCGACGAAGGTCGTGCAGCTCGAGATCGCGATGGGGGCCGCCGTCAACGTGTTCCCGGGGGCGCGCGTGATCGAGGTCGAGCGGGCGCGGTTCCTGCCGGTCAAGACGACGAACGACCTGCTCCTCCTGCGCTCCGACGTGTACGAGCTGACGCCGCAGTGGCACCTCGTGGCCCGCCGTCCGGCCCCGCTCGTCTCGCTGGGCGAGAAGTACAAGCTGATCGCGGACTTCGAGGCCCGCGTCGAGCACGTGCCATCGCTCGTCGAGGCGGACTCGCTCACCGTCAAGGGCGACTGGAGGTTCGGTGACGACGTGCGCGTCGTCGGCGAGGGCCGGCTCGTCGCGGCCGACGACGAGCCGCACATCGTGCCGCCCGGCGCGACGGTGACCGTCGACGGCATCGCCGGCGCCGCGCGGTGACGCACGCGCCCGACCACCCCCGCCTCTCCGGCTACGCGGTCGTCGTCCACGACGGCGCGGTCCTGCTCTCCGGCCTGACCGGCGACGAGCGCTGGACGCTGCCCGGCGGCGGCGTCGACTTCGGGGAGCACCCGGCCGACGCGGCCGTGCGCGAGGCGCGCGAGGAGACCGGGCTGGAGATCGCGCTCGGCGACCTGCTCGGCATCGACTCGCTCGTCGTGGTCGCCGGCGAGACCGGGGAGCAGCAGCACGCCGTCCGCGTGCTCTACACCGCGACGGTGGTCGCGGGGGAGCTGGCGGCGGAGGCGGACGGCTCGACGGACCGGGTCGCCTGGCACCGCCTGGACGGGCTCGACCGCCTGCCCCTCGTCGAGCTCGTCCGGACCGCGCTGAGCCTGGCCGGGCACGACGTCCCGGCCGACCGCGAGGGCGTGGTCGACGCGGGCTGAGCCACGCCGACCCGTCGACCGCCACGCGGCCGGGGGTCAGCGCGGGTCGCGCTCCGAGCGCAGGACGTCCGCGATCTCCTCCTCGGGACGCGGCGGGATCGTCTCGTCGTCCTCGAGCACGTGCAGCTCCAGCTCGGGCGCGCCGACGTGCGGCAGCACCTCGCGCTCGAACAGCTCGATGCCGGACCGGTCGTAGGCAGCCTCGGGGAAGTAGAAGATCCCGTAGCCGAGCCCGGCCTCGCCCATCGCGCTGAGCCGCTCGGCGATCTGCTCGGGCGTCCCGCAGGCGAGCGAGGAGCGCGCGCCCCGGATGCTCTCGTCCGTCTTCTCCCGGCCCAGGTGGGGGAGCAGCCGCTCCTCGAGGACGCGCAGCCGCTCGTCGACCTCGGCCTGCGTCGCGCCGATCGTCACGTTGTAGTTGGCGCTGCGCGTGATGGCGTCGAAGTCGGTGCCGAGCTCGCGGCAGTGCTCGGCGAGGATCTCCGACTTGTGCGCGAACCCCTCGGGCGAGCCGTCGAAGTTCGTGTACCGGGCGTACTGGGCCGCGATCCGCAGCGTCACCTTCTCGCCGCCGCCCGCGATCCACAGTGGGATGCCGCCCTCCTGGAGGGGGAGCGGGCGCACGATCGCGCCGTCGACCTGGTAATGCTCGCCGTCGAGGCTCGCCACGCCCAGCCGCCACGCCTGCGACAGGATCTCGACGCCCTCGCGGAGCATTGCCAGCCGCTCGCCGGCGCGCGGGAAGCCGTAGCCGTAGGCGCGCCACTCGTGCTCGTACCAGCCGGCGCCGATCCCCATCTCCGTGCGGCCGCCGGAGATGACGTCGACCGTCGCCGCGACCTTCGCGAGGTAGGCCGGGTTGCGGTACGCCATGCACGTGCACATCTGACCGAGGCGCACGCGCGAGGTCGACGCGGCCAGTGCCGCCATGAGCGTCCACGCCTCGTGCGTCGCCTCCTCGCTCGGCACGGGGGTCGTGTGGAAGTGGTCGTAGACCCACACGGAGCTCCACGGGCCCGCGTCCACGTGCTGCGCGAGGGAGCTGATCGTGCTCCAGTGGTCCTGCGTCGGGATCCCGACGAGGTCGAAACGCCAGCCCTGGGGGAGGAAGAGTCCTGCCTGCATCGCCATGTCCCGAGCCTAGGGCGTCCGCGGCGGGTTAGCCTTCGCCTATGACGACGCGGGCGGGGCGGGAGCCGGTGCTGCCCGACGACGCGCCCGCGGCGTCCTCCCGTCCGGCCCCGCGCGCGCCAGCCCGTCCGACCGGGGCGCGCCCTCGGCCCGATGCGTCGATGACCCTCCTCACCCAGGTGATGGAGAACCCGCTCGACCCCGGGTACGAGGCCGTGACCCGCCGGCGCCGGGAGGATCCCGACTGGCGGCCGTCCACGCTGTCGAAGGTGGTCGTGCTCCTGCTGACCATCGCGATCGGCGCCGGACTGGCCATCGCGATCTCCTCGCTGCGCTCCCCGGTCGGGGGGCGTAACGCCGCGCGCGAGCTGCTGATCGACCAGATCACCGAGCGCCGCGCGACCCAGGACGAGCTGACCGAGCACAACGCCGAGCTCAACGCGCAGATCCTCGAGCTCTCCGGTGCCGAGCTGGCCCTCACGGACCCCGACCGGCGCAGCGAGCTCGACTCGCTCGCCGTCGCGTCGGGCGTCGCGTCGGTCCGGGGGCCGGGCGTCGTGGTCACGCTCACCGACTCCGAGCAGGCGCAGGCCGACCCGATCACCTACGGCGTCGAGGCGGTCCAGGCCGGCGACCTTCAGGTGGTGGTCAACGCGCTGTGGGCCGGGGGAGCCGAGGCCGTGGCCGTCAACGGGACGCGGATCGGCGCGAACGGCGGCATCCGCGGCGCCGGACAGGCGATCCTCGTCGACCGCATCCCCGTGGGCTCGCCCTACGTCGTGTCCGCCATCGGCTCGCGCGAGGAGCTGACGAAGGCCGTCGCGAGCGGCACGACGGGCTCCTACCTCGACGTGCTCCGGACCAAGTACCGGATCGGGATCGCCGTCGCCGGCGACGACGACCTCTGGCTGCCCGGAACGGTGACGACACAGCTGCGCTACGCCGAGCCGCTCACCCCGACGTCGGGGCAGACTGGTCCCGGCGACCTGGACGCTCCGATCGGGAGCTACGGGTTGGGCGGCCAGGCCGCCGGAACGACAGGGACAGCAGGAACCGTTGGAACCGTTGAAGCGGGAACCGGGGAAGGGAAGGGCATCTCGTGATCGCCGTCATCGGGCTCGTGCTCGGGATCGTCGTGGGGCTGGTCTTCTCGCCCGACGTCCCGCCGGCGCTGCAGCCCTACCTGCCGATCGCCGTCGTCGCGGCGCTCGACGCGCTCTTCGGCGGCGTCCGGGCGCAGCTCGAGGGCACCTTCGTCGACCGGGTCTTCATCACGTCGTTCCTCTCGAACGTGCTCGTCGCCGCCCTGCTCGTGTTCCTCGGCGACCAGCTCGGGGTCGGCAGCCAGCTCTCGACGGCGGTCGTCGTCGTCCTCGGCATCCGGATCTTCTCCAACGCCGCGTCGATCCGGCGGATCGTGTTCAAGGCATGACGACGGACACCGCATGACGCACGCCAAGCACACGCCGGAGCCGGCCGCCCGGAGGAAGGGGTGGGGGACCCGCTCGCACCTGCTCGTCGCCGTGCTGTGCGCCGCGCTCGGCTTTGCGATCGTCGTGCAGGTCCGCCAGACCCACGCCGACGAGTTCTCGCTCCTGCGGCAGAACGACCTCGTCGCGCTGCTGGACGAGATCACGCAGCGCAACGAGCAGCTCGAGGCGGAGCAGGCGCAGCTCGTGCTCGACCGCAACGACCTCGAGGCCGGCGTCGGGTCCGCCGAGGTGGCCGAGCGCAACGCGATGGTCCAGGCCGTCCTCGCCGGGACGGTGCCCGTCAAGGGGCCCGGCATCGAGGTGACGATCAACCAGACGGGGGCCGCCATCCCGGCGGCGAGCTGGGTCAACCTCGTCGAGGAGCTGCGCAACTCCGGTGCGGAGGCGATCGAGATCGGCTCCGTCCGGTTCGGCGCCGCTAGCTGGTTCGCCGACGACGACCGCCGCGTCCTCGTCGACGGCGTCCCCATCACGTATCCCGTGACGGTGCGCGCGATCGGCGACCCGCAGACGCTCTCCGGCGGGCTGCAGATCCGCGGCGGCGCGCTGCCGCGACTGCGGTCGGAGGGCGCCGTGACGACGGTCGAGCAGCTCGACGAGCTGACCATCTCCTCCATCCGCGTGCTGAGCCCGCCGGAGATCGCGCAGCCCGCGCCGGAGGACGCGAAGGACGACGGCTGAGCGTGCGCCGACCGGGCGGGTGAAGGCCGGATCGGTCCGATAGGGTGGACTCCCTGACGAGCGGACGGAGGATGTGCGCGATGGCTGTCGATGACCGAGGCGGCATTGACGACGGCGGCGACGCCGTCACCGGGGTTCCGATCCCCGACAGCGCGACGACGGCGTACCTGCCGGCCTACGTCGACCCGGCCGAGGCGATCGAGCCGGCCCAGGGCCAGCTCGACGTCACACCGGACGCCGCGATCGAGGCTCTGCCGCCCTCCAGCGCGCTCCTCGTCGTGCAGCACGGCCCGAACTCGGGCGCCCGGTTCCTCCTCGACGCACCCACGACGTCGGTCGGCCGGGACACCAGCGCGGAGATCTTCCTCGACGACGTCACGGTCTCGCGCCGGCACGCCGAGTTCCGCCGCGTCGAGGACGGGTTCGAGGTCCGCGACGTCGGCTCGCTCAACGGCACGTACGTCAACCGCGAGCGGATCGAGGTCGCGCTGCTCCACGCGGGCGACGAGGTCCAGATCGGCAAGTACCGCCTCACGTTCCACCCGAGCCCGCAGCGGCCGAGCAGCTCATGAGCGGCGCGGTCGACCCGCGCCGACAGGAGACGGGTGAGCAGGGGGCGCAGGGCGGTGACACGCGTCCGGCGCTGACGGCGCTCGCCACCGAGCCGTGGCCGCGCGGCTTCTCGCGTCGCCCCACCATGAACATCGGCGCGGTGCTGGCGGAGCTCAAGCGCGAGTTCCCGACCGTGAGCCACTCCAAGATCCGGTTCCTGGAGGAGCAGGGTCTCGTCACGCCCGACCGCACGCCGTCCGGGTATCGCGTCTTCTCCGAGGCCGACGTCGAGCGGCTGCGATTCGCCCTCGCGGCGCAGCGCGACTCCTTCCTCCCGCTGCGCGTCATCCGGGAGAAGCTGGCCGCCCTCGACGCCGGCCTCGAGGACGTTCCCGTCGCGAGCGCGACCCCGGCTCAGCACGGCACGCGCGTCGGGCCGGAGGAGCTGGCGGCGCTCGTCGGGCTGAGCACCGAGCAGATCGGCGAGCTCACGGCCGCCGGCATCGTCGTCCCCGACGCTGGCGGGCGGTTCCCCGCGTCGTGCATCGCCGTGGCGCAGCTCGCCACCGAGCTCATGCGACTGGGGGTCGACCCCCGCCACCTGCGCATGATGCGCACGGCCGCCGACCGGCAGGTCGACGTCGTCGCCCAGCTCACCTCCGTGCTGCGCGGGCGCCCGAGCGCGCCGCAGGACGCGCGGGCGCGGGAGCGCGCGGTGCAGTCGGCCAACGACCTGTCCGGCCTCCTCTCGCGGCTGCACGGGTCGCTCGTCGCCGCCGGGGTCGAGCGCCTCTTCTGACCGGCTGTGACCGGTCCTTGACCAGTCCCTGACGGGCCGCTGACCGGGTGCCGACCGGAGGTGCGATGCCCGCCTCACCCTCAGGTGAAGCATGAGACTCTCCGGTGCGACACGCCGTCGGCGTGTCGCGGGCACGGACGTTGACGCCCGGGTGCGCCGTCCCTAGGTTGGCTACGATGGTGGACGGACACCATCGGGACGGGACCGCCGACGGCGTGGTCCCGCGGCCAGCACAGCAGGTAGCGCGGCACCGGGACGGTGTCGTGAACGGGAGGAGTCCGGCGTGGCGACGAGCAAGGCGGATGCAGTGCCGACGCACCAGATCGCCCAGGGTCTGCTGTTCGGTGAGGAGCTGCCCGACCTCGACGAGTTCACGGGCTACCGCGGCCCCGTCGCGTGCCGCGTCGCGGGGATCACCTACCGTCAGCTCGACTACTGGGCGCGCACCGGCCTCGTCGAGCCGACCGTCCGCAACGCCACCGGCTCCGGGACGCAGCGCCTCTACTCCTTCCGCGACATGCTCGTGCTCAAGGTCGTCAAGCGCCTGCTCGACACGGGCGTCTCGCTCCAGCAGATCCGCGCCGCCGTCGACCACCTGCGCGAGCGCGGGGTCGAGGACCTCGCCCAGATCACGCTCATGAGCGACGGCGCCTCCGTCTACGAGTGCACGTCGCCCGACGAGGTGTTCGACCTCGTCCAGGGCGGCCAGGGTGTCTTCGGCATCGCCGTCGGCCGGGTCTGGCGCGAGGTCGAGACCTCGATCGCCGAGTTCCCGACGGAGGCCGCCGAGACCTCCCAGGACGGGTCCGACGACGACGTGGTCCACCCGGGCGACGAGCTCGCCCGCCGCCGCGCCGCGAGGCTCCGCGCCGTCTGAGCCCCGTCCGCGGTCCGTCGACCGCGCGACGCCCGCCCGGCCGTGCGGCCCGGGGCGAGACGTACCCTGAGGTGATGTCCGAGCTCCGCCCGACCACCGGTCGGTCAGCCGCGCCGCGGCTTCGAGCCATGGACGCGCTGCGCCTGGTCGCCGCGCTCGCCGTCGTGCTGTTCCACTTCACGGCTCGCGACCACGTGCGCTGGGGGAGCGACCGCCTGCCGCACGACGTCTTCGGGGCGTTCTCCGGGGTGACCGTCTACGGGTACGCCGGGGTGCACCTGTTCTTCGTCGTCAGCGGGTTCGTCATCCTCATGTCGGTCTGGGGCCGGAGCGTCCCGCAGTTCCTCGCGTCGCGGGTGAGCCGGCTCTACCCGGCGTACTGGGTCGCGGTGCTGCTGACCGCGACGCTGCGCTGGTGGTGGCCGACGTTCGGCACCGTCCCAGCAGGGGCCGTCGCCGTCAACCTCACGATGACCCAGGACGCCTTCCACGTCGAGCGGGTCGACGGGGTCTACTGGACGCTCTGGGTCGAGCTGCAGTTCTACCTGCTCATGCTCGGCTTCCTGCTGTGGGGGATCACGGCCCGACGCGTGCTGGCCGTGGCCGCGATCGCGCCGCCGGCCATGGTCGCGCTCTCGTTCCTCGCGCCGAGGGCCGAGGCGGCGGTCGGGCTGCTCGGCTGGGCGCCCCTGTTCGCCGCCGGGATGGTGCTGTTCGTCATCCACCGGGAGGGCTCGAGCCTCGCGCGGTGGGCCGTCGTCGTCGGCAACGCGCTGCTGGCGGCGGTCGCGTCCGGGCTGCGGACCGTCGGCGCGATCGACGCCGTGGCGAGCGGCGGGCACGTGGTGCCGGTGGTGCTGGGAGCCGTGGCGGTCGCGGTCGTCGGGCTCGTCGCCGCGGTTGCGCTGGTGCCGACGCTGCGCGACCTCGACTGGGCGATCCTCACCGCGCTCGGCGCGCTGACCTACCCGCTCTACCTCATCCACGAGTACGTCGGGTGGGCGATCATCGAGACCACGCACGAGGCCCTGGGCCGCTGGCTCACGCTCGCCGTCGCCGTCGGGGGGTGCCTCGGCCTCGCGTGGCTGCTCCACCGGTTCGTCGAGGAGCCCGTGCACCGTCCGATGCGCCGGTGGCTGCAGACCCGGTTCGAGCGGGTCGGCGAGCTCCTGCGCGCCGCGGTCCGGCGCCCGGGTGCTGTCGCCGCGGACGCTAGAGGTACTAGAGGTACAGGTCGAGCACCCGGTAGAACGTCAGGCGCTCCGGATCGGCTCCCGTCGCCTCCGCGAGCTCCCGAGCCCGTGCCGGACCGAACGCGGGGTTGAGTCGAACGTCCGCCATCGATCGGTGCAGCAGCGCGAGGTCGAGGTGCCGGTCGGCGACGCCGAGGCGTCCGACGTCGAGCACGCCGGTCGGGCGCAGCGTCCCGGGATCGAGGTGGAAGTTCGGTAGGCACAGGTCGCCGTGGCAGACCGCGAGGTCGGCGGGCTCGGCCGCGCGGACGCGGTCGAGGATCGGGGCGTCGACCACGACCGCCGGCGGTGAACCGGCCGCCCGGGCGAGCGGGACCGTGACGGCGAGCCGACGGTCGAACGGGCAGTCGGCGGGGGAGAGGGCGTGCAGGGCCGCGAGCAGCTCGACCATCCCGCGCACCGCCCGTGCCGCGTCGGTGCGCGGGACGGAGCTGCCGGGGACGCCGGGCAGCGCACACGTCACGAGATGACTGACGCGGACGGCGGCGCCCGCCTCGTCGCTCCCGTCGACCCAGTCCAGGACGCGGGGCGCGCCGACGGGCGTCGTGGCGAGCCAGGTGAGCCGGTCGTGCTCGGCGGCCAGGGCGGTCCGCTCGACGCCGGTGGCGGACTTGACGTAGCTGCGACCGTCGGGGCTGCGGCGCACGACGGCGGCGCTGTGGCCGATGGTGACCCGGTCCCAGTCGTCGAAGGCCGCCATGGGGCACAACGGTAGCCGGGGGGCGTGGCTAGGGTCGGGGGATGCCGCTCACGATCCACGCCGCAGGCGTCCTCCTCGACATGGACGGGACGCTCGTGGACTCCACGGCCGTCGTCGAGCGGCTCTGGGTCGAGTGGGCGCGGGCGCACGCGCTGGAGCCGGCCGCCGTGCTCGGCGTCGTCCACGGCCGGCAGAGCCACGCGAGCATGGCGCTCCTGCTGCCCGAGCGGCCGCACGAGGCGAACCTGGCGGACGCGGCGCGGATGCTCGAGCAGGAGGTGGTCCAGCTCGACGGGGTGGTCGAGGTGCCCGGCGCCGCGGCCTTCGTCGCGTCCCTCGCGGGCACGCCGCACGTGCTGGTCACTTCCGCGTCGCGCGCGCTCGCGCACGCGCGGATGCGCGCGGCGGGCGTCGCGGTGCCGGAGGCGGCGGTCACGGCGGAGATGGTGCGGGCGAGCAAGCCCGACCCCGAGGGGTTCCGTCGGGGTGCCGAGATGCTCGGGGTGGAGCCGGGGGAGTGCGTCGCCTTCGAGGACTCCGAGGCCGGGATCGCGGCGGCGCGGGCGGCGGGGATGCGGGTCGTCGGGGTCGCCGTCCCGGTTGGTTCCGCGGCGGCGCGGGCAGTCGACTGGATCGTGCCCGACCTGCGGGAGGTCCGCGTCGTGATGAGCGGGGACGGCGGGGGAGTGACGATCGAGCTGCCCGACCGCGCGCCGGACTGAGGGTCAAGAAATGGTCAAGACTCGCGGGGGAGTCGGTCGTCGTCGGCGGGTGCGTTGTCGGCCAGCCACTGCCGGGCGACCCGCGCGGGCGCCCGC encodes:
- a CDS encoding NUDIX hydrolase, which gives rise to MTHAPDHPRLSGYAVVVHDGAVLLSGLTGDERWTLPGGGVDFGEHPADAAVREAREETGLEIALGDLLGIDSLVVVAGETGEQQHAVRVLYTATVVAGELAAEADGSTDRVAWHRLDGLDRLPLVELVRTALSLAGHDVPADREGVVDAG
- a CDS encoding DUF881 domain-containing protein, which codes for MTHAKHTPEPAARRKGWGTRSHLLVAVLCAALGFAIVVQVRQTHADEFSLLRQNDLVALLDEITQRNEQLEAEQAQLVLDRNDLEAGVGSAEVAERNAMVQAVLAGTVPVKGPGIEVTINQTGAAIPAASWVNLVEELRNSGAEAIEIGSVRFGAASWFADDDRRVLVDGVPITYPVTVRAIGDPQTLSGGLQIRGGALPRLRSEGAVTTVEQLDELTISSIRVLSPPEIAQPAPEDAKDDG
- a CDS encoding aminoglycoside 3'-phosphotransferase, coding for MAAFDDWDRVTIGHSAAVVRRSPDGRSYVKSATGVERTALAAEHDRLTWLATTPVGAPRVLDWVDGSDEAGAAVRVSHLVTCALPGVPGSSVPRTDAARAVRGMVELLAALHALSPADCPFDRRLAVTVPLARAAGSPPAVVVDAPILDRVRAAEPADLAVCHGDLCLPNFHLDPGTLRPTGVLDVGRLGVADRHLDLALLHRSMADVRLNPAFGPARARELAEATGADPERLTFYRVLDLYL
- a CDS encoding MerR family transcriptional regulator, producing MATSKADAVPTHQIAQGLLFGEELPDLDEFTGYRGPVACRVAGITYRQLDYWARTGLVEPTVRNATGSGTQRLYSFRDMLVLKVVKRLLDTGVSLQQIRAAVDHLRERGVEDLAQITLMSDGASVYECTSPDEVFDLVQGGQGVFGIAVGRVWREVETSIAEFPTEAAETSQDGSDDDVVHPGDELARRRAARLRAV
- a CDS encoding small basic family protein, coding for MIAVIGLVLGIVVGLVFSPDVPPALQPYLPIAVVAALDALFGGVRAQLEGTFVDRVFITSFLSNVLVAALLVFLGDQLGVGSQLSTAVVVVLGIRIFSNAASIRRIVFKA
- a CDS encoding MerR family transcriptional regulator — protein: MSGAVDPRRQETGEQGAQGGDTRPALTALATEPWPRGFSRRPTMNIGAVLAELKREFPTVSHSKIRFLEEQGLVTPDRTPSGYRVFSEADVERLRFALAAQRDSFLPLRVIREKLAALDAGLEDVPVASATPAQHGTRVGPEELAALVGLSTEQIGELTAAGIVVPDAGGRFPASCIAVAQLATELMRLGVDPRHLRMMRTAADRQVDVVAQLTSVLRGRPSAPQDARARERAVQSANDLSGLLSRLHGSLVAAGVERLF
- the rnhA gene encoding ribonuclease HI, with protein sequence MAVNERERVEIWTDGACKGNPGPGGWGALLVAGAREKELWGGEATTTNNRMELTAVIEALRALRRPCDVRLHVDSTYVMQGMKSWIAGWKRNGWRTSAKQPVKNADLWRALDEEVARHTIEWIWVKGHAGDPGNERADQLANRGVPTLAR
- a CDS encoding FHA domain-containing protein, producing MAVDDRGGIDDGGDAVTGVPIPDSATTAYLPAYVDPAEAIEPAQGQLDVTPDAAIEALPPSSALLVVQHGPNSGARFLLDAPTTSVGRDTSAEIFLDDVTVSRRHAEFRRVEDGFEVRDVGSLNGTYVNRERIEVALLHAGDEVQIGKYRLTFHPSPQRPSSS
- a CDS encoding LLM class F420-dependent oxidoreductase, which produces MQAGLFLPQGWRFDLVGIPTQDHWSTISSLAQHVDAGPWSSVWVYDHFHTTPVPSEEATHEAWTLMAALAASTSRVRLGQMCTCMAYRNPAYLAKVAATVDVISGGRTEMGIGAGWYEHEWRAYGYGFPRAGERLAMLREGVEILSQAWRLGVASLDGEHYQVDGAIVRPLPLQEGGIPLWIAGGGEKVTLRIAAQYARYTNFDGSPEGFAHKSEILAEHCRELGTDFDAITRSANYNVTIGATQAEVDERLRVLEERLLPHLGREKTDESIRGARSSLACGTPEQIAERLSAMGEAGLGYGIFYFPEAAYDRSGIELFEREVLPHVGAPELELHVLEDDETIPPRPEEEIADVLRSERDPR
- a CDS encoding UTP--glucose-1-phosphate uridylyltransferase, with protein sequence MSDRGLDLAVTKMRDAGIGDLAIATFTRLYRELESGATGLIREADVEPLRDIDRQADLDVSEADAREAIARTVVIKLNGGLGTSMGLEGPKSLLPVRDGLTFLDLIARQVLAVREQYGVDLPVVFMDSFRTQAETLATLEAYPDLGVDGLPLDFLQNREPKLDAETLEPVTWERNPDLEWCPPGHGDLYTALQTSGLLDRLLERGYRYVTVSNADNLGAVPDAGIAAWFAASGAPYAAELVAKSDADVKGGQLVVRRSDGQIIQRETAQTYPEELDVANDRHVHPFFHANNLWIDLAQLRDLLAANDGVMPLPLIRNLKTVDPGDKTSTKVVQLEIAMGAAVNVFPGARVIEVERARFLPVKTTNDLLLLRSDVYELTPQWHLVARRPAPLVSLGEKYKLIADFEARVEHVPSLVEADSLTVKGDWRFGDDVRVVGEGRLVAADDEPHIVPPGATVTVDGIAGAAR
- a CDS encoding DUF881 domain-containing protein encodes the protein MTLLTQVMENPLDPGYEAVTRRRREDPDWRPSTLSKVVVLLLTIAIGAGLAIAISSLRSPVGGRNAARELLIDQITERRATQDELTEHNAELNAQILELSGAELALTDPDRRSELDSLAVASGVASVRGPGVVVTLTDSEQAQADPITYGVEAVQAGDLQVVVNALWAGGAEAVAVNGTRIGANGGIRGAGQAILVDRIPVGSPYVVSAIGSREELTKAVASGTTGSYLDVLRTKYRIGIAVAGDDDLWLPGTVTTQLRYAEPLTPTSGQTGPGDLDAPIGSYGLGGQAAGTTGTAGTVGTVEAGTGEGKGIS
- a CDS encoding HAD-IA family hydrolase — encoded protein: MPLTIHAAGVLLDMDGTLVDSTAVVERLWVEWARAHALEPAAVLGVVHGRQSHASMALLLPERPHEANLADAARMLEQEVVQLDGVVEVPGAAAFVASLAGTPHVLVTSASRALAHARMRAAGVAVPEAAVTAEMVRASKPDPEGFRRGAEMLGVEPGECVAFEDSEAGIAAARAAGMRVVGVAVPVGSAAARAVDWIVPDLREVRVVMSGDGGGVTIELPDRAPD
- a CDS encoding acyltransferase family protein — translated: MSELRPTTGRSAAPRLRAMDALRLVAALAVVLFHFTARDHVRWGSDRLPHDVFGAFSGVTVYGYAGVHLFFVVSGFVILMSVWGRSVPQFLASRVSRLYPAYWVAVLLTATLRWWWPTFGTVPAGAVAVNLTMTQDAFHVERVDGVYWTLWVELQFYLLMLGFLLWGITARRVLAVAAIAPPAMVALSFLAPRAEAAVGLLGWAPLFAAGMVLFVIHREGSSLARWAVVVGNALLAAVASGLRTVGAIDAVASGGHVVPVVLGAVAVAVVGLVAAVALVPTLRDLDWAILTALGALTYPLYLIHEYVGWAIIETTHEALGRWLTLAVAVGGCLGLAWLLHRFVEEPVHRPMRRWLQTRFERVGELLRAAVRRPGAVAADARGTRGTGRAPGRTSGAPDRLPSPPRAPEPVPDRTRG